Within Amycolatopsis sp. cg5, the genomic segment CGAACGGCACCACCGCGGGGAAGCGATCGCGGTAGCGGTGCAAGCCGAGCTCGAACTCGGTTTCCACGGTGGCGAATCGCTCGTCGGCGGGGATTTCCCAGCACAGAGCTCGGAGCAGGGTTGTCTTGCCCGCCTTCTGCCGACCGCAGATCACGATGTTCTTCTCCGCGCGGATCGCCGCTCGCAGCAGCGCAAGCTGCGCGGTGGACAGCACGCCTTTGCCGCGGAGGTCCTCGAGGCTGGCCGCGGGCAAGCGGTGGCGGCGGATGGAGACGTGCGGGCGATCGGTCACGTCGATCACCGCGGCCAGACGTTCCCCGCCGGGCAACTCCATGTTGAGCAGCGGATGGGCGCCGTTGAACGAACGCTCCGTGCGGCTGTGCCGCGTGGCCAGCCGCTGCAGCCACCGCACCAGCGCCTCATCGGTCGGAGCCACCCGCGGACCGCGCATCACACGTCCATCGCCATAGGAAAGCCACGCTGGCTCGTTGCCGATGATGTCGATGTTCTCGACCTCGCCGTCGGCGAGCAGCGGTTCCAGCCGTCCGAGACCGAACATCTCGGCCATGACGGCTTCCTTGACGGCCCACTCCTGGTCCGGACCAGGGAACGGCCGTCCCTGCACCACCCAGCCTTCGATGACCTCGGACATAACGGCGTCGATGAGCTTGCCTGCGACGGCACGTTCCACGCC encodes:
- a CDS encoding CpaF family protein, which produces MSSELIERNGFDDADELVDRVQQKLALRVQDELTRRDGPVVDGVERAVAGKLIDAVMSEVIEGWVVQGRPFPGPDQEWAVKEAVMAEMFGLGRLEPLLADGEVENIDIIGNEPAWLSYGDGRVMRGPRVAPTDEALVRWLQRLATRHSRTERSFNGAHPLLNMELPGGERLAAVIDVTDRPHVSIRRHRLPAASLEDLRGKGVLSTAQLALLRAAIRAEKNIVICGRQKAGKTTLLRALCWEIPADERFATVETEFELGLHRYRDRFPAVVPFEQREGNSERMENGRPVGGIDLPQLVWHSLRMHTTRIIVGEVRGREIIPMLDALSTGGAGSLSTLHARAAGDAINRMARLCLEGNTAWTPELAFDTVAHTIDLIVHLDLVRTQDSLDRYISEIISVEAGEYGRPARTYLFQPEPDGRRSIPTGNLPTDIADYERAGFDRNWLTRGGDGDWMLNQSGVRGG